The Altererythrobacter sp. ZODW24 genome window below encodes:
- a CDS encoding DedA family protein, translating into MLRKLYDWTMEKAAHPHAVWWLAFFCFIESSFFPIPPHPLLGLMCLADPKKAIRFSAVAVAASVAGALLGYAIGWGLYDAVGEQLIAALGLTASFPVAACTLREYGGEAVIFAAMTPVPYKLLTITAGFIEMDLTTFIVASIIGRSLIFMTVGVAFRVFGAPIKRIIDKYLGLLTTLFAVLIIGGVLVITMLGGGDDGAAGECDGATMETMGTA; encoded by the coding sequence ATGCTCCGTAAACTCTATGATTGGACAATGGAAAAGGCTGCGCATCCGCATGCCGTGTGGTGGTTGGCGTTCTTCTGTTTCATTGAATCAAGCTTCTTCCCGATTCCCCCACACCCGCTTCTCGGACTGATGTGCCTTGCCGACCCGAAGAAAGCGATCCGGTTCTCGGCCGTCGCGGTCGCGGCTTCAGTCGCTGGGGCTCTGCTGGGGTATGCGATCGGTTGGGGCTTATACGATGCGGTTGGTGAACAGCTGATCGCCGCGCTCGGACTTACCGCCAGCTTCCCCGTCGCAGCGTGCACATTGCGTGAATATGGCGGTGAGGCTGTGATCTTCGCGGCGATGACGCCGGTGCCCTACAAATTGCTGACGATCACTGCCGGGTTCATCGAGATGGACCTGACAACCTTCATCGTAGCCAGCATCATCGGAAGGTCGTTGATCTTCATGACTGTTGGCGTGGCGTTCCGGGTTTTCGGCGCTCCGATCAAGCGGATCATCGACAAGTATCTCGGCCTGCTGACGACTTTATTCGCAGTGCTGATTATCGGCGGTGTTCTAGTGATAACGATGCTGGGTGGCGGCGACGATGGCGCTGCTGGAGAATGTGATGGCGCCACTATGGAAACGATGGGAACAGCCTGA
- a CDS encoding terminase family protein encodes MVKSPLERRVTIGRTEAHKEQAFLKRLSKRQRLAAARNWRTQAHDGQMAPDGDWSTWLLMAGRGFGKTRAGAEWISALAQKNPAARIALVAASLAEARAIMVEGDSGLLAVAPPRWRPVFEPSRRLLRWPNGAQAGLFSAAEPESLRGPQHSHAWCDELAKWERAGDRANKAWDNLQMGMRLGGDPQILVTTTPRAVPLVRRLVADPSVSVTGGRTCDNADNLSPNFLAAMHRQFGGTTLGRQELDGELIMEADGALWSRTMLEDCRLKPCSASELSAPSRIVVGVDPPASAHGDACGIVVVALTDDGGGVVLADCSVEKASPERWARAVAGAAEAWNADRVVAEANQGGAMVGSVLRAADIALPVKLVHASRGKVARAEPVAALYETGRVRHAGLFAKLEDEMCGLMAGGTYDGPGRSPDRADALVWALSELMLGKEKLPKITSSL; translated from the coding sequence ATGGTTAAGTCGCCCCTTGAACGCCGTGTCACCATCGGCAGGACCGAAGCGCATAAAGAACAGGCTTTTCTAAAGCGGCTGAGCAAGCGGCAAAGGCTGGCTGCTGCGCGCAACTGGCGCACGCAGGCGCATGACGGGCAAATGGCACCAGACGGAGACTGGTCGACATGGCTGCTGATGGCTGGACGCGGGTTTGGCAAGACCCGCGCAGGCGCCGAGTGGATCAGCGCACTCGCCCAGAAAAATCCGGCGGCACGGATTGCGCTGGTTGCGGCCTCGCTGGCTGAAGCCCGCGCCATCATGGTGGAGGGGGACAGCGGATTGCTCGCTGTTGCCCCTCCGCGCTGGCGCCCGGTGTTCGAGCCTTCGCGCCGTCTGCTGCGCTGGCCAAACGGTGCACAAGCCGGTCTGTTCTCGGCTGCCGAGCCGGAGAGCTTGCGCGGGCCGCAGCATAGCCACGCATGGTGCGACGAGCTGGCGAAATGGGAACGTGCAGGCGACCGGGCTAATAAGGCATGGGACAATTTACAGATGGGTATGCGGTTGGGCGGGGATCCGCAGATTCTGGTAACCACCACTCCGCGCGCTGTTCCTTTAGTCCGCCGTTTGGTCGCCGACCCGTCGGTGTCGGTCACCGGCGGGCGAACATGCGACAACGCAGACAATCTGTCGCCCAATTTTCTAGCAGCGATGCACCGTCAGTTTGGCGGGACTACGCTGGGCCGGCAAGAACTGGACGGCGAACTGATTATGGAAGCCGATGGCGCGCTGTGGAGCCGGACTATGCTGGAGGACTGCCGGCTCAAACCATGCAGTGCGAGCGAGTTATCGGCCCCGTCGCGCATTGTCGTCGGCGTCGATCCGCCTGCCAGCGCGCATGGCGATGCCTGCGGAATTGTTGTGGTTGCGTTGACCGACGACGGGGGCGGCGTCGTGCTGGCGGATTGCTCGGTGGAAAAGGCCAGTCCCGAACGCTGGGCCCGCGCTGTTGCGGGGGCTGCCGAGGCATGGAACGCGGACCGCGTAGTTGCCGAGGCCAATCAGGGCGGGGCCATGGTCGGCAGCGTGCTGCGCGCTGCTGATATCGCATTGCCGGTAAAGCTGGTTCACGCCAGCCGGGGCAAGGTCGCCCGCGCCGAACCGGTCGCCGCGCTTTATGAAACAGGACGCGTCAGGCACGCGGGACTGTTTGCAAAGCTGGAAGATGAAATGTGCGGCCTGATGGCCGGGGGCACCTACGACGGGCCCGGCCGCAGCCCAGACCGCGCCGATGCGCTGGTGTGGGCGCTGAGTGAATTGATGCTGGGGAAAGAAAAATTGCCCAAAATCACATCGTCTCTTTAA
- a CDS encoding GrlR family regulatory protein produces the protein MALKDGLYKVEFQTQLGAGAGIAVLRNGIIEGGDSMMFYRGTYSQTDSQFQAEVSNGTHSNDPSMESVLGIASGTIKLDGKTETSPALMNGTSPQAPGVNFQARLSMID, from the coding sequence ATGGCGCTCAAGGACGGATTATACAAAGTTGAATTTCAGACACAGCTTGGTGCTGGGGCCGGAATTGCTGTTCTACGGAACGGTATTATTGAAGGCGGTGACTCAATGATGTTTTATCGCGGGACGTATTCTCAAACTGACAGCCAGTTTCAGGCTGAAGTGTCTAATGGGACGCACTCAAATGATCCAAGCATGGAATCAGTTCTTGGAATCGCGTCAGGAACGATCAAACTTGATGGGAAGACTGAAACGAGTCCTGCCTTGATGAATGGCACTTCTCCTCAGGCCCCGGGGGTGAACTTTCAAGCCCGCCTTTCAATGATTGACTAA
- a CDS encoding phage portal protein produces MSFLESLTSALKGGGSTRVPVARGFVSPWATAFEARSGRGPFDYSRSVREGFVTNPVAQRAVRIVAEGVGSAPLETGDETLAALVSATSAGQSLIETLAAQLLLHGNGYVQVMKDGAGKPVELFALRPERVSVVPDGDGWPAAYAYKLADRTVTLPVDDEAGWPNVIHLKAFHPADDHYGASSLAAAEQAVAIHNAASEWNRSLLENAARPSGALVHEAGDTGGLTSDQFDRLRTELAQAFSGQGNAGRPMLLEGGLKWQSLSMSPADMDFATLKAAAARDIALAFGVPPMLLGLPGDNTYSNYREANRALWRLTLLPLANKILSGLQEGLGPWFPKARLAIDLDQIPALSEDRERLWNQVSGADFLTGTEKRSMLGLDKGAA; encoded by the coding sequence ATGTCATTTCTGGAATCGCTAACCTCTGCCCTTAAAGGCGGGGGGAGTACCCGTGTGCCTGTTGCGCGCGGCTTTGTCTCACCGTGGGCCACCGCATTCGAGGCGCGCAGCGGACGCGGCCCGTTCGACTATAGCCGCTCTGTCCGAGAAGGGTTTGTAACTAACCCAGTCGCCCAGCGAGCCGTTCGGATCGTAGCTGAGGGTGTGGGTAGCGCCCCGCTTGAAACCGGTGACGAAACGCTGGCTGCATTGGTTAGTGCGACAAGCGCGGGGCAGTCGCTCATCGAAACCCTCGCCGCGCAGTTGTTGCTGCATGGCAATGGTTATGTGCAAGTGATGAAGGATGGTGCTGGTAAGCCGGTCGAGCTGTTTGCCCTCCGGCCGGAAAGAGTCAGTGTGGTCCCGGATGGTGACGGCTGGCCTGCCGCTTACGCCTATAAACTCGCTGACCGGACGGTTACTCTGCCCGTGGATGACGAAGCCGGGTGGCCCAACGTCATCCATTTGAAAGCCTTTCATCCCGCCGACGATCATTATGGTGCCAGCAGCCTCGCCGCTGCTGAGCAGGCCGTGGCAATCCACAATGCGGCGTCCGAATGGAACCGCTCGCTGCTTGAAAACGCGGCACGGCCGTCGGGCGCATTGGTGCATGAAGCGGGCGATACTGGCGGGCTCACGTCCGATCAGTTCGATCGGCTTCGCACTGAATTGGCGCAGGCATTCAGCGGTCAGGGAAATGCCGGGCGGCCCATGCTGCTGGAAGGCGGGCTCAAATGGCAAAGCCTGTCGATGAGCCCCGCGGACATGGATTTCGCAACTTTGAAGGCGGCGGCAGCACGCGACATCGCGCTCGCATTCGGCGTACCGCCCATGTTGCTCGGCCTACCGGGTGACAACACTTACTCCAACTACCGCGAGGCCAACCGGGCGCTGTGGCGGCTCACGCTTCTCCCGCTCGCAAATAAGATCCTCTCCGGCCTGCAAGAAGGGCTCGGTCCGTGGTTCCCAAAGGCGCGGCTTGCCATTGACCTCGACCAGATCCCTGCGCTTTCCGAGGACCGCGAGCGCCTTTGGAATCAGGTCTCGGGCGCAGACTTTCTGACGGGTACCGAAAAGCGCTCGATGCTAGGCCTCGATAAAGGAGCGGCATAA
- a CDS encoding HK97 family phage prohead protease: protein MRFAGYAALSNRIDGARDTIQPGAFRRSLQGRRDPLPLFWQHKPDKQIGWVEQVLEDAIGLRVIATIDNPQGLAGQMLSSREVDGLSFGYRARRFHHAPSGRMLEDIEIHEVSLVSHPLQHEARVHLIA from the coding sequence ATGAGGTTCGCTGGATATGCCGCCCTGTCTAATCGTATCGACGGTGCGCGTGATACGATCCAGCCTGGTGCATTCCGTCGCTCGCTACAGGGGCGCCGCGATCCGTTACCGCTGTTTTGGCAGCACAAACCTGACAAGCAAATTGGCTGGGTCGAACAGGTCTTAGAAGATGCGATAGGTCTGCGTGTGATTGCGACTATCGACAATCCGCAAGGCCTAGCCGGACAGATGCTCTCCAGTCGTGAAGTCGATGGCCTTAGCTTCGGCTATCGCGCCCGCCGATTTCATCATGCGCCTTCGGGACGCATGCTGGAGGATATCGAAATTCACGAAGTCAGTCTTGTCTCTCACCCCCTGCAACATGAGGCCAGAGTCCATTTGATCGCCTGA
- a CDS encoding phage major capsid protein yields the protein MDTIPNLNADTNTPQKTSAADPLEASFDIVERQDRTDTAITGLRSDVDEVKARLDRVSRAASRPAIAAPAGSDTAEVKGFIDGYLRHGRTSEIKSISGQVPADGGYAVPREIDAMIARQLVEISPIRAISQIVQTGTAGYRKLVTTGGTASGWVSETAARPETDTPNFAEIAPPTGELYANPAASQAMLDDVGFDLESWLASEISMEFARAEGAAFVNGSGSDIPEGFLQTAVSTAEDSARPFGSLQYVGTGDDAGFGTSPEARLIDLVHTMKAGHRQGASWVMNSSTLAEVRKLKTADGAFLWQPGMVEGQPDRLLGYPVVEAEDMPDVATGAFPVAFGNFRHGYLIAERSATQILRDPFTNKPFVHFYATKRVGGKVLDSAAIKLLKIEA from the coding sequence ATGGATACTATTCCCAACCTCAATGCCGACACCAACACGCCCCAAAAAACCTCGGCGGCTGACCCACTCGAAGCGTCTTTCGATATCGTGGAACGCCAGGACCGCACCGACACGGCGATCACCGGCCTGCGCAGCGATGTCGATGAAGTGAAAGCTCGCCTCGACCGGGTTTCGCGCGCTGCCAGCCGCCCCGCAATCGCCGCACCTGCTGGCTCAGACACAGCCGAAGTCAAAGGCTTCATCGATGGCTATCTCCGTCATGGACGGACTAGCGAAATCAAGTCGATCAGCGGTCAGGTACCAGCCGATGGGGGCTATGCCGTACCGCGCGAAATCGATGCCATGATTGCTCGCCAGTTGGTCGAGATCAGCCCGATCCGGGCTATCTCTCAGATCGTTCAGACCGGCACTGCCGGGTACCGCAAACTGGTTACCACCGGTGGCACCGCATCAGGCTGGGTCAGCGAAACCGCTGCTCGCCCAGAAACCGACACGCCCAACTTCGCTGAAATCGCTCCGCCAACGGGCGAGCTTTATGCCAACCCGGCGGCAAGTCAGGCGATGCTGGACGATGTCGGCTTCGATCTGGAAAGCTGGCTGGCAAGCGAGATCTCGATGGAATTTGCCCGTGCTGAAGGTGCCGCTTTCGTCAATGGTTCGGGCAGCGATATACCTGAAGGCTTCCTGCAAACGGCCGTCTCGACTGCGGAAGACAGCGCTCGCCCATTCGGATCGCTGCAATATGTCGGTACCGGCGATGATGCCGGCTTCGGCACCTCGCCAGAAGCGCGTCTCATCGATCTCGTCCACACGATGAAGGCCGGCCATCGCCAGGGTGCAAGCTGGGTAATGAACTCAAGCACGCTCGCCGAAGTTCGCAAACTCAAGACAGCCGATGGTGCGTTCCTGTGGCAGCCCGGCATGGTCGAAGGTCAGCCAGATCGTTTGCTGGGCTACCCAGTGGTCGAAGCTGAGGACATGCCGGATGTAGCCACCGGTGCCTTCCCGGTCGCCTTCGGTAACTTCCGACACGGCTATCTGATCGCAGAACGCAGCGCGACGCAGATCCTGCGCGATCCCTTCACCAACAAGCCGTTCGTGCATTTCTACGCAACAAAGCGCGTTGGCGGTAAGGTGCTCGATAGTGCCGCGATCAAGCTGCTGAAGATCGAAGCCTAG
- a CDS encoding DUF3168 domain-containing protein: METQLRASLLEWLSADPLLSAEINTFAEESPLSAAPPWLGIVASTSIDWGCKDRAGREVRVALELTIRSDEPASGSSLVTAIDKRIDAMPAAQNGFELITSRFLRARAERRPRNLRAMLLEYRFRLLETAPA; encoded by the coding sequence ATGGAAACGCAATTGCGCGCAAGCCTGCTCGAATGGCTGTCCGCCGACCCGCTACTGTCTGCCGAGATCAACACATTCGCCGAGGAATCCCCGCTTTCTGCCGCTCCGCCCTGGCTTGGGATCGTCGCGAGCACCTCGATCGATTGGGGCTGTAAGGACCGTGCAGGCCGCGAGGTTCGTGTTGCTTTGGAGCTCACGATCCGCAGCGATGAACCAGCCAGCGGCAGCTCGCTCGTGACCGCGATCGACAAGCGCATTGATGCCATGCCCGCCGCACAGAATGGCTTCGAGCTGATCACATCGCGCTTTCTTCGAGCCCGTGCCGAACGACGCCCTCGAAACCTGAGAGCGATGCTGCTCGAGTACCGCTTTCGTTTGCTTGAAACCGCACCGGCTTAG
- a CDS encoding phage major tail protein, TP901-1 family, which produces MTAQKGSAFLLKITDGEQPAAYDTVAGLRTTQMSINGDTVVVTHKDSGGWRDLLSGAGTRSVSVSAAGIFLGSNAENAIRSHALAGTLDDYELSFEDGAKLRGKFLVQRLDYAGDFNGERNYTLSLESSGPVAPA; this is translated from the coding sequence ATGACCGCTCAAAAAGGCTCCGCCTTCCTGCTGAAAATCACCGATGGAGAACAGCCCGCTGCCTACGATACGGTGGCCGGTCTCCGAACCACGCAAATGTCGATCAACGGTGACACAGTTGTGGTGACTCACAAGGATTCTGGCGGGTGGCGCGACCTGCTCTCTGGCGCGGGAACGCGCTCGGTTTCCGTAAGCGCTGCAGGCATCTTTCTTGGCAGTAATGCAGAGAACGCTATCCGCTCGCACGCGTTGGCGGGTACGCTTGATGACTATGAGCTCTCCTTCGAGGACGGTGCGAAATTGCGCGGCAAGTTCCTGGTTCAGCGCCTCGACTATGCCGGTGATTTCAACGGCGAGCGGAATTACACCTTGTCGCTTGAAAGCTCTGGTCCGGTAGCGCCTGCATGA
- a CDS encoding gene transfer agent family protein has product MSANSLRGEASLVVAGRLLTLRPSFSALVAAEEELGPLFAMVERAGDGRLALTEMVGLFWHCLDDQSAATREQLGEAVMQAGIAAAAKPLRVLLGQILQGQTGPE; this is encoded by the coding sequence ATGAGTGCCAACAGCCTAAGGGGCGAAGCTTCGCTCGTAGTCGCAGGGCGTCTCCTTACCCTCCGCCCCAGCTTCAGCGCATTGGTTGCTGCAGAAGAAGAGCTGGGGCCGCTGTTCGCCATGGTCGAACGTGCTGGCGACGGCCGGTTGGCCCTGACAGAAATGGTCGGTCTGTTCTGGCACTGTCTTGATGACCAATCAGCTGCAACCCGTGAGCAATTGGGAGAGGCTGTGATGCAGGCCGGAATTGCCGCCGCAGCCAAACCACTGCGCGTGCTTCTGGGCCAGATCCTGCAAGGCCAAACGGGACCGGAATGA
- a CDS encoding phage tail assembly chaperone, whose amino-acid sequence MNRTFGEGALQLAGLSARTLGWRPDEFWHATPAELAAILMPDAGDGAPLARSEFEKLMELDRNG is encoded by the coding sequence ATGAACCGAACTTTTGGTGAAGGTGCGTTGCAACTCGCGGGCCTTTCAGCGCGCACCTTGGGGTGGCGACCGGATGAATTTTGGCACGCAACCCCGGCTGAACTGGCCGCCATTCTTATGCCTGATGCCGGGGACGGCGCGCCGCTGGCACGCAGCGAATTTGAAAAACTGATGGAGCTTGACCGCAATGGATGA
- a CDS encoding phage tail tape measure protein has translation MDDPIDELLIDVRANTRGFAADLTEMRGTFDSTLLGGFEKAGNVLESGLLSALRKGSIGFEDLKRVALSAMNQIASQAINSGLGSIFGSTGGLAVGGAQTGGIAGLLGGLASSVLGLPGRATGGPVSPGRGYLVGERGPEMFVPTSAGRVEANGGGANGQARDVRVSISVPRPRGTDTPVAMQRSSRQVASAVRRALREF, from the coding sequence ATGGATGATCCAATTGACGAGCTGTTGATCGATGTGCGTGCAAACACCCGGGGGTTTGCGGCCGACCTCACCGAGATGCGCGGCACTTTCGATTCGACCTTGCTTGGCGGATTCGAGAAGGCCGGGAACGTGCTGGAGAGCGGATTGCTAAGCGCTCTGCGTAAAGGGAGTATCGGATTCGAAGATCTCAAGCGCGTGGCATTGAGCGCCATGAATCAGATCGCCAGCCAAGCCATCAATTCCGGCCTTGGGAGCATCTTCGGCTCGACTGGTGGTTTAGCAGTGGGCGGCGCACAGACCGGCGGCATCGCTGGACTGCTCGGCGGACTTGCAAGCTCTGTACTTGGCCTCCCTGGCCGCGCCACAGGCGGGCCAGTTTCTCCCGGCAGAGGTTACCTCGTCGGTGAGCGCGGGCCGGAAATGTTCGTGCCGACCAGCGCAGGCAGAGTTGAAGCAAATGGCGGTGGTGCAAACGGCCAAGCCCGCGATGTGCGGGTTTCGATTAGCGTTCCGCGTCCTCGGGGAACAGACACTCCGGTCGCGATGCAGCGTTCTTCCCGCCAAGTCGCCAGCGCTGTGCGCCGCGCATTGCGGGAGTTCTAG
- a CDS encoding DUF2163 domain-containing protein has translation MSRIFFREELEGVATFWRIHRRDGVTLGFTSHDRDLRFDGVLHRAAPGMLPSAIRRTADLGPDSAEIRGALSHDSISADDLAAGRFDGARVQIGAVDWGQLDRTVLYNGSLGGISQDGGGFAAELRSSKADLEADPVPRTSPTCRAQFCGPGCGLSVNRFSTVTQVTAIDQDKGHITFADIDHSKYAAGHLRWIDGPSSGLRTEIMAADASAIAINTAIDDSIGTGLRARLVEGCDHTISTCENRFGNAVNFQGEPYLPGNDLLARYPSTR, from the coding sequence ATGAGCAGGATCTTCTTTCGTGAAGAACTGGAAGGCGTCGCGACATTCTGGCGTATCCATCGCCGTGATGGGGTTACGCTGGGCTTCACAAGCCATGACCGTGATTTACGGTTCGATGGCGTGCTCCACCGCGCCGCCCCCGGCATGCTGCCTTCCGCAATCCGGCGGACCGCTGACCTGGGGCCAGACAGCGCTGAAATTCGCGGTGCGTTATCACATGACAGTATCTCAGCTGACGATCTGGCGGCGGGCCGGTTCGATGGTGCGCGAGTGCAAATCGGTGCTGTGGATTGGGGGCAGCTCGACCGAACGGTGCTCTACAACGGATCACTAGGGGGAATATCACAGGACGGCGGCGGATTCGCTGCGGAACTGCGCTCATCAAAGGCCGATTTGGAAGCGGATCCGGTTCCGCGCACAAGCCCGACCTGCCGTGCACAGTTTTGCGGGCCAGGTTGCGGGCTTTCGGTGAACAGATTCAGCACCGTCACACAAGTCACAGCGATTGATCAGGATAAAGGTCATATCACTTTCGCTGACATCGATCATTCAAAGTATGCGGCCGGACACTTACGTTGGATTGATGGCCCATCCTCCGGGCTTCGGACGGAAATTATGGCTGCAGATGCTAGTGCCATTGCCATCAATACAGCCATTGACGATTCCATTGGTACCGGGCTGAGGGCGCGGCTGGTCGAAGGCTGCGACCACACGATCTCAACATGCGAAAACAGGTTTGGCAATGCAGTCAATTTCCAGGGCGAACCCTATTTGCCCGGAAACGACCTTCTGGCCAGATATCCATCCACGAGATGA
- a CDS encoding NlpC/P60 family protein has translation MIQTGEAVASFAETLIGTPFRLHGRDPKTGIDCVGVVIMSLASGAGINIDPGSYDLRNLDISSGCLAADSANLIKVAKRTEPTEPGDIILVKSGPAAFHLLIASFADQFIHAHAGLRRVVSMPGPLRWPVIHIWRPLRTKSELVEET, from the coding sequence ATGATCCAAACCGGCGAAGCCGTCGCTTCCTTCGCCGAGACGCTGATCGGCACGCCCTTTCGCCTGCATGGCCGCGATCCCAAGACCGGGATCGACTGTGTTGGCGTAGTTATCATGTCGCTGGCGAGTGGAGCAGGCATCAATATTGACCCTGGAAGTTACGACCTCCGAAATCTCGACATATCGAGCGGTTGTCTGGCCGCTGATTCAGCGAACTTGATCAAGGTCGCCAAGAGAACGGAACCAACGGAGCCGGGCGACATCATACTGGTGAAGTCAGGCCCAGCCGCCTTTCATCTTCTAATCGCCAGTTTTGCAGATCAGTTCATACACGCCCACGCCGGGCTACGACGCGTAGTGTCCATGCCCGGCCCACTTCGCTGGCCAGTCATTCATATTTGGCGGCCTCTCCGCACCAAGTCCGAACTAGTAGAGGAAACTTAG
- a CDS encoding phage tail protein gives MATLVLSAVGTLIGGPIGGALGSLIGGQVDNSLFGPSDKEGPRLKELSVTTSNYGQTVPQHFGRMRAGGTIIWSTELQESRQKIGGGKGQPKTTSYSYSASFAVALASRPIERLGRIWADGNLLRGSAGDLKVGGILRVYLGYGNQPQDPLMVSAIGNECPAFRGLAYAVFEDLQLGDFGNRILALTFEIIAPDGEIQLAELVGTAGLEIDTPVSFPKLAGFSNDGGGLIGSLNAIDSVYPLVADAGGNVLSLTYRDQALSPSVTLPQPTATFDVDSFGQADGRNRERQTGDAPRPGILRYYDTARDFQPGLQRAEGQARPGRERSIDFPGALDPSDARALANGAAQRADWGQDSLRWRVAELDPAIRPGSVVRAPGETGNWRVATWEWRDGGIELELIKVAPFPLASSPGDAGSPALPIDQLNLPTMLMAFALPSLGGVTSDTPALFAAASAAGPQWKGASLYFEDFGKLVEIGQTGSNRSTIGSLAAPLSSSSSLLIEQNAELIVDLVADDLALDSATFDAMATGANRAFVGGEIVQFASAEALGNGQWRLCGLLRGRGGTEHLAIAGHEAGTGFALIDDTLVPLDPAVATAAPASTIAAIGLVDSEPVEAEIADPGITRRPLSPVHPGLLIEANGDRLLCWTRRARGAWDWPDQVDAPLIEEAERYQIGIGDVDAPLTEWESEAPELSINAGTFAVLSAVNSNEPIWVRQLGRFAKSPPLLLGMV, from the coding sequence ATGGCTACTTTGGTTCTTTCAGCCGTCGGCACGTTAATTGGCGGGCCGATAGGAGGCGCGCTGGGTTCGCTTATCGGAGGCCAAGTCGACAACAGCCTCTTCGGCCCCTCAGACAAAGAAGGTCCGAGGCTCAAGGAGCTTTCCGTTACCACGTCGAATTACGGTCAAACCGTGCCACAGCATTTTGGCCGGATGCGTGCGGGGGGTACGATTATCTGGTCAACCGAACTGCAAGAAAGTCGCCAAAAAATTGGCGGAGGGAAGGGGCAACCGAAAACAACCAGCTACAGCTACAGTGCATCCTTCGCCGTCGCACTGGCCAGTCGCCCGATAGAACGTCTGGGCCGTATATGGGCCGACGGCAATCTGCTGCGCGGTAGTGCTGGCGATCTCAAGGTAGGCGGGATCTTGCGTGTCTATCTTGGCTATGGAAATCAGCCACAAGACCCGCTCATGGTTTCAGCAATAGGCAATGAATGTCCGGCGTTTCGCGGATTGGCCTACGCTGTATTCGAAGATCTACAATTGGGAGATTTCGGCAACCGAATTCTGGCCCTAACATTCGAGATTATCGCTCCGGATGGCGAAATCCAGCTGGCTGAACTCGTTGGAACCGCGGGTCTTGAAATTGACACGCCCGTTTCTTTTCCCAAGCTAGCCGGGTTCAGTAATGATGGCGGCGGACTGATTGGTTCCCTGAATGCCATCGACAGTGTATACCCACTTGTGGCTGATGCCGGCGGCAATGTCTTGTCTCTTACCTACCGCGATCAGGCACTCTCGCCATCAGTGACTTTGCCCCAGCCGACAGCGACTTTCGACGTTGATAGCTTCGGTCAGGCAGACGGCCGCAACCGCGAACGGCAAACCGGCGATGCACCTCGGCCCGGCATTCTGCGATATTACGATACCGCGCGAGACTTCCAACCCGGACTACAGCGCGCAGAAGGACAGGCACGGCCCGGGCGGGAACGATCGATTGATTTCCCCGGGGCGCTGGACCCGAGCGATGCCCGCGCATTGGCAAATGGTGCCGCTCAGCGGGCCGACTGGGGGCAAGATAGCCTGCGCTGGCGTGTTGCTGAACTTGATCCGGCCATTCGCCCCGGCAGTGTGGTGCGTGCGCCGGGCGAAACAGGAAACTGGCGAGTGGCAACATGGGAATGGCGCGACGGCGGGATAGAGCTGGAGCTTATTAAGGTTGCGCCTTTCCCCTTGGCATCTTCGCCAGGAGACGCCGGTAGTCCTGCGTTACCCATTGACCAGCTTAACTTGCCGACCATGCTTATGGCATTCGCCTTACCCAGCCTAGGCGGCGTTACTAGCGATACGCCCGCCCTTTTCGCCGCTGCTTCTGCTGCGGGTCCGCAATGGAAAGGTGCTTCACTCTATTTTGAAGATTTCGGTAAACTTGTCGAAATCGGTCAAACTGGAAGCAACAGAAGCACCATCGGGTCGCTCGCGGCACCGCTTAGTAGCTCCAGCTCACTCCTAATTGAACAAAACGCGGAGCTCATCGTCGATTTGGTTGCCGATGATCTCGCGCTCGATTCTGCGACTTTCGATGCGATGGCGACCGGCGCAAACCGAGCGTTTGTCGGCGGAGAAATCGTCCAGTTCGCTTCGGCAGAAGCGTTAGGAAATGGGCAATGGCGCCTATGCGGACTGCTTCGCGGGCGTGGCGGAACAGAGCACCTGGCGATTGCAGGGCATGAAGCAGGCACCGGCTTCGCTCTCATCGACGATACGCTAGTTCCTCTCGACCCGGCAGTCGCAACAGCAGCACCAGCCTCAACAATAGCTGCCATCGGGTTGGTGGACAGTGAGCCAGTCGAGGCAGAAATTGCCGATCCCGGCATCACGCGGCGACCGCTTTCACCGGTTCACCCTGGTCTACTGATTGAGGCAAACGGAGATCGGCTGCTTTGCTGGACTCGCCGTGCACGAGGCGCTTGGGATTGGCCGGATCAAGTTGACGCTCCCCTAATCGAGGAAGCCGAGCGCTACCAAATCGGGATCGGCGACGTCGACGCACCGCTTACCGAATGGGAAAGCGAAGCGCCTGAACTCTCAATCAATGCCGGCACCTTTGCGGTGTTGAGCGCAGTAAACTCAAACGAGCCGATATGGGTTCGGCAGCTCGGTCGATTCGCGAAGTCACCGCCGCTGCTGCTCGGAATGGTCTGA